Genomic DNA from Paenibacillus sp. KS-LC4:
AGGCGCTGCGGGACAAGGGCCGGCAAGTAACACTGCTTTTCCCGGAGCTAACGGAATACCGCTCCTCCAAAGCGATTGTGATTCCAGCGAATATTTCGGTGGATCAGCGTGCTCCGCTCATCTATACCGGAACGGCCTATGAGCCTTTTCTGACGCTTGGCGAGGAAGGTACTGTGACGGGAGCTGAATACAGCGGCCTTAACGTACGGCGAGGCAAGCTGGCGGATTGGTCCAAGGACAAGACGCACAAGTCGATCGGTATCATGATTATCAATGCCAACAATTCAGGCGTTCATATTCAGCGTGCCGAAAACTTCACCGTAGGCGTAGAGACGATTGGGATCGGTACAGGCTTTGCCTACAATGACATTCGGCTTGGCAAGCTTACCTCCAATCAAATCGGCCTAAAGGTAACCAATAAGCGAAACAAAGCAAAAGTATCTGGCTGGAACAATGAAAATTTGTATACGGGCGGCAACTTCGCGGTGTGGAGCGGCAACAATACGTCGCAGAGCCGATACGGCATTGTCATTACGACGGAGGACGGCTCCTATACGAATAATAACAACAACGTATTCGTAAAGCCTAGCTTTGAGCTAAACCAGCGCAATACGACAGGCTCTGCCGAGAGCGTGCCGATTGTTATTGAGCATGGTCTGAACAACACCTTTGATTATGTTCGCAATGAGACAAATGGCGTTTATATGGCTCGATTGAAAAATAAAAGCAACAATAACACCTTTAACGTCAGCTACGGCGACGCTAAGCTGGATGACCAATCGGAGTTCGGCAATCAAATTGTATCGACGCAGGAATCGAGCTTTTTTGACCAATTCATGTTGCGTGAATCATTCAATTTGTCCGAGCGCTGGAGCAAGTCGAATGCAACTGCCTCGCTTGAGGGGATGTCCTTCTTGAGCAATAAGGGCGGCGAGCCTGCGGCGACGAATAATTTTACCTGCATCAGCAGCAGTAAAGGCTTTGTTACTTTTGCAAATGGCTGTGTCGCGATAGGGGTAATGGTCGATGTCTCGGTCGTTAAGCAGTTCGTTATTAAACGTGCGGCGCAGGATGAGCTGGGCGGACGGGTTATCGTTCGCGGCTATGATAAAAATGGCAAGCTGCTAAGCAGCTCGGGCAATTGGCTGCGCGGTATGAGTAACAATAGCTTTTATTTTGCAGATACGTACGGCGGTGTCTATATGTCGGCCCGCGATATGGCAGATCCAATCTATTTCGACGTGCTCGATAACGTGAAGAAGATTTGGGTCGGCGTTACAGCTGGCAGCGGCAAGGCGGTTATTAATTCGTTCGGCATCTTTACGAAATCCGTCCATTACCCTGCGGTTTATAGCGGGGCATCGTAGACAATGGAAGTTAATAATGGGGTGTGGAAATCATGAGGTACAAACTTGCGGGTAAAGCGCTGCTGGCCTTGCTTGTGGCGCTGGTTGCCTGGGAAGGCATTTTAGAGGTTACAACGATACGCACGACAGGCTTCCAGCAGCATCCTGAACTGGGGCGCATCCTGAACCCGGGGCTTTATGTGAACGGGCAGGAAGGCTACGGCATCACTAAAATTTATGCGGAAGGCGCCATCGCGCAGCCTTTTCCCGATCCGAATGAAACGGCCGCTGCCCGCAAGGCAGAGTACCGAATCTTATTTTTGGGCGATTCCTACACGGAAGCGCTTCAAGTTGGCGATCAAGTGAAGTTTTTTCGCCAAGTCCAGACACGAATGCCTGAGCTGGATTCACGCAAGGTCATGACCTATGATGCTGGCCGCAGCTCCGCCTCACCCGCACATTATGCCTATTTGGCTGACTTCTACAAGAAGCGCGTCGATCCCGATGCCGTTGTCATCCAGATTAATGAGAATGATCTCAAGGATCTGTACGGTGAAAATGCCAGCTACTATGCCACGAAAGACGGAGACTCGTATAAGCTTGTTTTTAATGAAGACTTTGTTAGCCGCAATGCGGTTGCAGCAAAGCTTCAAGCCTTCTATGGCCTATTGCGGCTGTCCGTTGTTCGTGTTGGCTCTGATCATTTGCAAAAGCTGCTGGAGAAGGATGAAGCTGCGCCAGACGATACCAAAAGCCCAGATTTTACACCTCAAGCGGGGGACGAACAGCTGGTCAGCTGGATATTCGGTATTTTGAAGGAAAAATATCCGAAGCTTGTTTTTGTCTTTTTACCCCAAATCGACTTTCAGTCGCTAGATGGCGAGCAGCAGCCTGGATATTTTGAAGAAATGGCCGAGCGCACAGCCAAGGAGCAGGGTATTCCAATGCTGAATATGAGACGGGATTTTGTGAAGGCCTATCAGGATACGGGGCTGCCAGCCTATGGCTTCTCCAACACTACATATGGAACTGGGCATATGAACAGCTCAGGACATGATTTAGTGAGCAAAGCAGTAGCGAATTATTTCGAAGGAAGATGAGAAAATGATATTTTCAAGCTGGGAGTATCTGCTGTTTTTTGCCGTAATGCTTATCCTGTTATCTACTATTAAAATACATGCGCTAAAAAAAGCGGTTTTGCTAGTCGGCAGCTACTATTTTTACAGCGTATGGGATTACCGCTTCGTCCTGCTCGTGCTGGTGATGACGCTTATCAACCATGTGAGTGCCGTGTCGATTGACCGGGCTACAGAGGCTGCGGTGCGCAAGCGCTGGCTTATTTTCAGCGTCATTGCCAATCTCGCCATTCTGGGCTTCTTCAAATATTTTAATTTTTTCATAGATTCGGCAAATGGCCTGCTGGATCAGTTTGGCATGACGTTTCCACTGCTGTCCATCGTGCTTCCTGTGGGGATCTCGTTTATTACGTTCGAGGTGATGAGCTATACGATTGATGTGTACAAGCGCGACATCAAGCCATCGTCCATTTGGGACTTTTCGCTGTTAATCGTGTTTTTTCCGCATTTGATCGCAGGGCCGATTCTCAAGCCGCGGCATTTTCTGCCACAAATGGCCCGTGACATCGTCATTAAGCGCAGCAATCTAATTGAAGGCGGACAAATATTCATCTTTGGTCTGGTCAAAAAGATTATTATCGCCGATCATATGGCGATGTTTGTCGATCCGGTATTTGCAAGTCCCGGCGAATATTCGCCACTCACCGTATGGCTCGCAGTCATTGCGTA
This window encodes:
- a CDS encoding MBOAT family O-acyltransferase; its protein translation is MIFSSWEYLLFFAVMLILLSTIKIHALKKAVLLVGSYYFYSVWDYRFVLLVLVMTLINHVSAVSIDRATEAAVRKRWLIFSVIANLAILGFFKYFNFFIDSANGLLDQFGMTFPLLSIVLPVGISFITFEVMSYTIDVYKRDIKPSSIWDFSLLIVFFPHLIAGPILKPRHFLPQMARDIVIKRSNLIEGGQIFIFGLVKKIIIADHMAMFVDPVFASPGEYSPLTVWLAVIAYAVQIYCDFSGYSDMAIGSAKCMGIDIPHNFNMPYLSRSVTEFWRRWHISLSSWLREYLYFSLGGNRKGPIRANINLILVMLLGGLWHGASWNFVLWGLLHGLALVIHKLYFNHVLKKQEINHWLYNAAAWALTFIFVCVTWVFFRSQSFEHSLLVLRKMFLIDTGGLMWFYPYLGLVLVLVLAGHVVGVRLKTYPSVNLATFGGLFIFFFVLLALLLLMPTASTPFIYFQF
- a CDS encoding glycosyl hydrolase family 28-related protein, with the translated sequence MRRSLIWGISLLVVMLAALALPSLKSDKEQTFSDGGSTGFHLEVEGNPVASAAAATSSADASFINVVDYGAAGDGKKDDWSAISKAIAKAKALRDKGRQVTLLFPELTEYRSSKAIVIPANISVDQRAPLIYTGTAYEPFLTLGEEGTVTGAEYSGLNVRRGKLADWSKDKTHKSIGIMIINANNSGVHIQRAENFTVGVETIGIGTGFAYNDIRLGKLTSNQIGLKVTNKRNKAKVSGWNNENLYTGGNFAVWSGNNTSQSRYGIVITTEDGSYTNNNNNVFVKPSFELNQRNTTGSAESVPIVIEHGLNNTFDYVRNETNGVYMARLKNKSNNNTFNVSYGDAKLDDQSEFGNQIVSTQESSFFDQFMLRESFNLSERWSKSNATASLEGMSFLSNKGGEPAATNNFTCISSSKGFVTFANGCVAIGVMVDVSVVKQFVIKRAAQDELGGRVIVRGYDKNGKLLSSSGNWLRGMSNNSFYFADTYGGVYMSARDMADPIYFDVLDNVKKIWVGVTAGSGKAVINSFGIFTKSVHYPAVYSGAS